From the Cryptomeria japonica chromosome 2, Sugi_1.0, whole genome shotgun sequence genome, one window contains:
- the LOC131034014 gene encoding PTI1-like tyrosine-protein kinase 1 → MCQLLCCSGTEEESFVPADSHYTSPAVGTATGNQGESKASESAKNGAPQKILPIEAPALSFEELKEATDNFGPKSLIGEGSYGRVYYATLSNGRAAAIKKLDVSSQQESDSDFLAQVSMVSRLKHEHVVELVGYCVEGNLRVLAYEFATMGSLHDILHGRKGVQGAQPGPVLDWMQRVKIAVGAAKGLEYLHEKAQPHIIHRDIRSSNVLLFDDFAAKIADFNLSNQAPDMAARLHSTRVLGTFGYHAPEYAMTGQLTQKSDVYSFGVVLLELLTGRKPVDHTMPRGQQSLVTWATPRLSEDKVKQCVDPKLKGEYPPKAVAKMAAVAALCVQYEADFRPNMSIVVKALQPLLNPKPTPAADPHA, encoded by the exons GAAATCAAGGAGAGTCTAAGGCATCTGAATCAGCCAAGAATGGTGCTCCACAAAAAATTTTGCCCATTGAGGCACCTGCTCTGTCCTTTGAAGAATTGAAGGAAGCAACAGATAACTTTGGGCCAAAGTCTCTGATTGGGGAAGGATCATATGGAAGAGTTTATTATGCAACTTTAAGCAATGGCCGTGCTGCAGCAATAAAGAAATTAGATGTCAGCAGCCAGCAAGAATCTGATTCTGATTTTCTGGCACAG GTATCAATGGTTTCCAGGCTGAAGCATGAACATGTTGTTGAATTGGTGGGTTATTGTGTCGAAGGGAATCTACGGGTTTTGGCCTATGAGTTTGCAACAATGGGTTCCTTACATGACATATTACATG GAAGGAAAGGAGTTCAAGGTGCTCAACCAGGCCCTGTTCTCGATTGGATGCAACGGGTTAAAATTGCAGTTGGTGCAGCAAAGGGTCTTGAGTACCTCCATGAGAAGGCTCAACCTCATATTATTCACCGTGATATTAGATCAAGCAATGTTCTTCTCTTTGATGATTTTGCTGCCAAAATTGCTGATTTTAACCTTTCAAATCAAGCCCCTGACATGGCTGCCCGCCTTCATTCCACTCGGGTGTTGGGAACTTTTGGCTATCATGCTCCCGA GTATGCTATGACTGGTCAGTTAACTCAAAAGAGTGATGTTTATAGTTTTGGGGTGGTGCTGCTTGAGCTTTTGACAGGAAGAAAACCAGTGGACCATACAATGCCCAGGGGACAGCAAAGCCTTGTTACTTGG GCAACTCCGAGATTGAGTGAAGACAAAGTAAAGCAGTGTGTTGACCCAAAGTTAAAGGGCGAATATCCTCCCAAGGCTGTTGCTAAG ATGGCTGCTGTTGCAGCATTATGTGTGCAGTATGAAGCAGATTTTCGTCCCAACATGAGTATTGTTGTCAAAGCACTTCAACCATTGCTCAATCCAAAACCAACTCCGGCTGCCGATCCTCATGCCTGA